The DNA region gaatcatatcagattaccatgaaaaattatactcaaagatatttgaaaactttgaagaaatggatgaattcctagaaacacactacctacctaaactaacacaaacagaggtagaacaactaaatagacccgtaacaaaagaagagattgaaaaggtgataaaaaactcccaagagaaaaaagccctggcctagacagcttcattgcagagttctaccaagctttcagagaagagttaacaccactactactgaaggtatttcagagcatagaaaaggacagaatactcccaaactcattctatgaagccaccatatccctgataccaaaaccaggtaaagactccacaaaaaaagaaaattacggacctatatccctcatgaatgtagatgcaaaaatcctcaacaaaattctacccaatagaaatcaacaacatatcaaaaaaataattcaccatgaccaagtgggattcataccaggtatgcagggatggttcaacattagaaaaacaatcaatgtaatccatcacatcaagaaaacaaaagacaagaatcacatgattttatgaattgatgcagaaaaggcatttgacaaagttcaacacccattcatcataaaaattctcagcaaaataggaattgaaggaaaattcctcaacataataaagggcatttatacaaagccaacggccaacttcatcctaaatggagagagcgtgaaagcatttcccttgagaacaggaaccagacaaggatgccctttatcaccactcttattcaacattgtgctggaggtcctagtcagagtaattaggctagacaaagaaataaagggtatccacatTGCCaagtaagaagtaaaattatctccatttgcagacgacatgatcttatacacagaaaaccctaaggaatcctccagaaaactactgaaactaatagaagagttcagcacagtatcgggatacaagataaacatacaaaaatcagttggattcctctacaccaacaaaaagaacatcgaagaggaaatcaccaaatccataccatttacagtaggccccaagaagataaaatacttaggaataaatcttaccagagatgtaaaagacttattcaaagaaaactacaaaacacttctgcaagaaaccaaaaaacacctacataagtggaaaaacaaaccttgctcatggataggaagacttaacattataaaaatgtctattctaccaaaagcgatctatatatttaatgtaattccaatccaaattctaacgacattctttaatgagatggagaaaaaaatcaccaacttcatatggaagggaaagaggccccggataagtaaagcataatgaaaaagaagaacaaagtcggaggccttactttacctggttttagaacctattatatcaccacagtagtcaaaacagcctggtgctggtacaataacaggtacatggaccaatggaacagaattgagaacccagacataaatccatccacatatgagcagctgatatttgacaaaggccccaaaacagttaaatggggaaaaggcagtctttttaacaaatgatgctggcataactggatatccatctgcaaaaaaaggaaacaagacccatacctcactccatgcacaaaaacgagctcaaaatagatcaaagacctaaatataaaatctaaaatgataaagatcatggaagaaaaaataggaacagtgTTAGGACCCCTAAcacatggaataaacagtatacaaaacattattaagaatgcacaagaaaaactaggtaactgggagctcctaaaaatcaaacacctatgctcatccaaagacttcaccaaaagagtaaaaagactacctacagactgggaaaaagtttttagctatgacatttccagtcagcgcctgatctctaaaatgtacacgatactgcaaaaactcactgcaaaaagacaaataacccaattaaaaaatgggcaaaatatatgaacagacacttcactaaagaagacattcaggtagctaacagatacatgaggaaatgttcacgatccttagccattagagaaatgcaaatcaaaactacaatgagatttcatctcactccaacaaggctggcattaatccaaaaaacacagaagcataaatattggagaggctatggagagattgggaacacttacacactgctggtgggagtgtaaaatggtataaccactttggaaatcgatttggcacttccttcaaaagctagaaatagaactaccattcaacccagcaatcccactcctcagaatatatcctagagaaataagagcctttacatgaacagacatatgcacttccatgtttattgcagcactgtttacaatagcaaaaagatagaaggaaccaaggtgcccatgaacagatgaataaataaattacgtatattcacacaatggaatactacgcatcaataaagaacagtgaggaatctgtgaaacatttcataacatggaggaacctggaaggcattatactgagtgaaattagtcagttgtaaaaggacagatattatgtaagatcactattataagaacttgagaaatagtttaaactgagaagaaaacattcttttgtggttacgagagtgggttgagagggagggtgggagaggggtattcactaattagatagtagataaaaactactttaggtgaagggaaagacagcacacaccatacaggggaggtcagcacaactggactaaagcaaaagcaaagaagtttcctgaataaactgaacacttcaaagaccagcatagcaggggaaggggcttggggaccacagtttcaggggataCCTAAGTCAActcgcataataaaatctattaagaaaacattctgcatcccactttgaagaatggcatctgggttcttaaacactagcaagcgaccatctaagatgcatcaatgagtctcaacccacctggatcaaagggaaatgaagaacaTCATGGACActaggtaattacgagcccaagagacagaaggggccacatgaaccagagactacatcatcctgagaccaaacgaactagatggtgcctggctacaaccaatgactgccctgacagggaacacaacagagaacccctgagagagcaggagagcagtgggatgcagaccccaaattctcataagaccagatttaatggtctgactgagactagaaggaccccagtggtcatggcccccagttcttctgttgtcccaggacaggaacctttcctgaagccaagtcttcagacagggattggactagacaatgggttggagagggctgctggtgaggagtgagcttcttggatcaggtggacacttgaaactatgttggcatctcctgcctggaggggagatgagaaggcagagggggttagaagctggcgaaatggacacgaaaagagagagtggaggaagggagcgggctgtctcatcacGGGGAGGGtaattggaagtatgtagcaaggtgtatataagtttttgtgtgagagtgacttgatttgtaaactttcacttaaggtacaattaaaattaaaaaaaaaaactatccaactattttgcacagtaACATACATCAGGTACTAATGAACACCAAGGTGAGAGGCAAAAGTagcactggctgtgatggttaaggctatgtgtcaccttagctgggccatgattctcagtgatttggcagttatgtaataatgtaatttggcagttacgtaatgaagTAATTTGCagctatgcaatgatgtaatttagcagttatgcaatgatgtaatccagcagttatgtaatgatgtagttatagtCATTTTGTGATCCattgtgatcatcctccatttttgcagaaCTCTGATTTTCACTTAatgacttggtctttggaacctaacgtggttgataagtgaggagtgggtgtattcacaatagccaaaagatagaaacaacctaaatgtccattaacagatgaatgaataaacaaaatacggaacatacatacaatggaacattactcagctataaagagaaatgaaggcctgatatatgctacaacatggatgaatcttaaaaacattatgctgagtgaaataagtcaatcacaaaaggacaaatattgtatgatctcacttaaatgaaataataagaaTAAGCAATatacagtgtcatggattgaattatgtccccaaaaaatatgtgtcaacttggctgggccgtgattcccagtactgtgtgattgctcaccattttgtcatctaatgttattttcctatgtgttgtaaatcctacctctgtgatgttaatgaggtgggattagtggcaggtatgttaatgagacaggactcaatctacaagattagattgtgtctcaaGTCAACCTTTTTGGagatacaaaaggaagaattgagcagagagacatggggacttcatatcaccaagaaacaagacccaaggtccctgcactgagaagctcctcaaccagggaagattaaggacaagcaccttcccccaaagctgacagagagagaaagccttcccctggggctggcaccctgaatttggacttctaggctactagactgtgagagaataaatttctctttgttaaagccatccacttaggcGACTAAGacatacagagaccaaagtttattagtggccaTCAGGGTggtaaggaggggaaaaaaagagtcaTCGTTTAGGAAacaatgagtttctgtttatggtgatgggaactTTGGCAACAATTATGGATGATGGTTACACAAgtcaattaatgtaattaatatcagtAGATTTTATACCTGAAAAATCTGGAATTGGCAAATATGTTATCTATTTTTGCAACAATTTtattaaaagggagaaaaaaagattctGGACTTTAGGACAACCAATTCAACAAAAGGGAATAAAGGAGTTTGAGGCAAAAAGGAGAtgtgggaggcggagccaagatggcggactaggcagacactacctcggatccctcttacaacaaagacacggaaaaacaagtgaatcgatcacatacataacaatctaggaaacctgaacaacaaacacagatttagagacagagaacgaactaatacggggaagcagcgattgttttcagagcctgaagccagcgtaccagtcaggtacggcacaagcacagagagctgctccacccccctgaactaaccccgggagggggaccagccggttccgcgggcggcgtgggacgcagccggtaggagaagtccccgggaggcagtgacaggtcttggaaaggggagagcagcgtcccagccggggaaccgtcccgccgggatttggactggacgcaggtacggcataaacacggagagctgctccacccccctgaactaaccccgggagggggcccagccggttcgggcgggcggcgtgggacgcagccggtaggagaagtccccgggaggcagcgactggtattggagcggggagaacagcgtcccagccgggacactcggtcacggcacaagcacggggagctgctccacccacctgaactaaccctgggagggggcccaaccggttctagagggcggcacggcaacgcggctggagggacgagaagtccccaggaggcagtgactgattttggagttgagagtgcaccatcccagcagGGGAGTCTTGACGcagggcgtggggctggaagcggaggatctgaccatgactccagcgggccagacccccgggggcaatctccacacagccagcatacataggcgacgcgccccgcgggaatctcagacataatagtcattccaagcaaaacaagcaactctggctatattctgaggtgctactctcctatctctctgttccctcccccaccctccctaggtggcttcattaacatccggatagcctgagccagagggagaactctgatagggatctgactgcatttttttttagcggattttctggaaaaactagtttcccagtgatggctcggagacaacaatccatatcaaaccacttaaagaagcagaccatgacagcttctacaaccccccaaacagaaGAATCaacatctttcccaaatgaagatacactcctggaattatcagatacagaatataaaaaactaatttacagaatgcttcaagacatcacaaatgaagtaaggcaaaccgcagaaaaagccaaggaacacactgataaaactgttgaagaactcaaaaagattattcaagaacatagtagaaaaattaacaagttgcaagaatccatagagagacaacatgtagaaatccaaaagattaacaataaaattacagaattagacaacacaataggaagtcagaggagcagactcgagcaattagaatgcagactgggacatctggaggaccagggaatcaacaccaacatacctgaaaaaaaatcagataaaagaattttaaaaaatgaagaaaccttaagaatcacgtgggactctatcaagaaggataacctgcgggtgattggagtcccagaacagggaggggggacagaaaacacagagaaaatagttgaagaactcctgacgcaaaacttccctgacatcatgaaagacgaaaggacatctatccaagatgctcatcgaaccccatttaagattgatccaaaaagaaaaacaccaagacatattatcatcaaactcaccaaaaccaaagataaacagaaaattttaaaagcagccagggagaaaagaaaggtttccttcaagggagaatcaataagaataagttcagactactcagcagaaaccatgcaggcaagaagggaatgggacgacatatacagaacactgaaggagaaaaactgccagccaaggatcatatatccagcaaaactctctctgaaatatgaaggcgaaattaagatatttatagataaacacaagtttagagaatttgcaaaaaccaaaccaaagctacaagaaatactaaaggatattggtcagaaaaccaataatatcagatatcagcacaacacaaggtcacaaaacagaacgtcctgatatcaactcaaaaaaggaaatcacaaaaacaaattaagattaattaaaaaaaaaaaatacacataccagggaatcatggaagtcaataggtaaaagatcacaataatcaaaaagagggactaaatacaggaggcattgaactgccatatggagagtgatacaaggcgatatagaacaatacaagttaggtttttacttagaaaaataggggtaaataataaggtaaccacaaaaaggtataacaactctataactcaagataaaagccaagaaaaacgtaacgactcaactaacataaagtcaaacactatgaaaatgaggatcgcacaatttactaagaaaaacgtctcagcacaaaaagtatgcggaaaaatgaaattgtcaacaacacacataaaaaggcatcaaaatgacagcactaaaaacttatttatctataattacgctgaatgtaaacggactaaatgcaccaataaagagacagagagtcacagactggataaagaaacacgatccacctatatgctgcctacaagagacacaccttagacttagagacacaaacaaactaaaactcaaaggatggaaaaaagtatatcaagcaaacaataagcaaaaaagaagaggagtagcaatattaatctctgacaaaatagacttcagacttaaatccaccacaaaggataaagaaggacactatataacgataaaagggacaattgatcaggaagacataaccatattaaatatttatgcacccaatgacagggctgcaagatacataaatcaaattttaacagaattgaaaagtgagatagatacctccacaattatagtaggagacttcaacacaccactttcggagaaggacaggacatctagtaagaagctcaatagagacacggaagatctaattacaacaatcaaccaacttgacctcattgacttatacagaactctccacccaactgctgcaaaatatacttttttttctagcgcacatggaacattctctagaatagaccacatattaggtcataaaacaaacctttgcagagtccaaaacatcgaaatattacaaaccatcttctcagaccacaaggcaataaatctagagatcaataacagaaaaactagggaaaagaaatcaaatacttggaaaatgaacaataccctcctgaaaaaagactcagttatagaagacatcaaggagggaataaggaaattcatagaatacaacgagaatgcaaatacttcctatcaaaacctctgggacacagcaaaagcaatgctcagaggccaatttatatcgacaaatgcacacatacaaaaagaagaaagagccaaaatcagagaactgtcccgacaacttgaacaaatagaaactgagcaacaaaagaatccgtcaggctccagaagaaaacaaataataaaaattagagctgaactaaatgaattagagaacagaaaaactgaaagaattaacaaagccaaaagctggttctttgaaaaaattaacaaaattgataaaccattggctagactgactaaagaaatacaggaaaggaaacaaataacccgaataagaaacgagaaggaccacatcacaacagaaccaaatgaaattaaaagaatcatttcagattattatgaaaaattgtactctaagaaatttgcaaacctagaagaaatggatgaattcctggaaaaacactacctacctaaactaacacattcagaagttgaacaactaaatagacccataacaaaaaaagagattgaaacggtaatcaaaaaactcccaacaaaaaaaagccctggcccggacggcttcactgcagagttctaccaaactttcagagaagagttaacaccactacttctgaaggtattccaaagcatagaaaatgacggaatactacccagctcattctatgaagccaccatctccctgataccaaaaccaggtaaagacattacaaaaaaagaaaattatagacctatatccctcatgaacatagatgcaaaaatcctcaacaaaattccagccaatagaatccaacaacacatcaaaaaaataattcaccatgatcaagtgggatttataccaggtatgcaaggctggtttaatatcagaaaaaccattaatgtaatccatcacataaataaaacaaaagacaaaaaccac from Elephas maximus indicus isolate mEleMax1 chromosome 10, mEleMax1 primary haplotype, whole genome shotgun sequence includes:
- the LOC126083786 gene encoding basic salivary proline-rich protein 3-like, whose amino-acid sequence is MTIMSEIPAGRVAYVCWLCGDCPRGSGPLESWSDPPLPAPRPASRLPCWDGALSTPKSVTASWGLLVPPAALPCRPLEPVGPPPRVSSGGWSSSPCLCRDRVSRLGRCSPRSNTSRCLPGTSPTGCVPRRPPEPAGPPPGVSSGGWSSSPCLCRTCVQSKSRRDGSPAGTLLSPFQDLSLPPGDFSYRLRPTPPAEPAGPPPGVSSGGWSSSLCLCRT